TCAACAGTCTGTTTAAACGGACCATAGAAATCAGCGATAATATCGTTCCAAACAAGCTCGTCTTCTTCTACCTGGTCAAGCTCGTTTTCTACTTTAGCAGTGAACTCTTCGTTAATTACAGCTGGGAAAGATTCAACGAGAATCTTGTTAATCATTTTACCAAGCTGAGTTGGAACAAGCTGCTTGTTACTGCGGGTTACGTAGTAGCGGTCAAGCAATACAGAAATAATTGTTGCATAAGTTGAAGGACGACCGATACCCTTTTCCTCGAGCATTCGTACAATCGAAGCATCAGTATAGCGTGCAGGTCCCTGAGTAAAGTGCTGCTCCGGATGGAAGTTTTCTACGTTCAGAGTCTCACCTTCCTTCATTGCAGGAAGTGAAGAAGATTTTTCTTCTTTTGAAGAAAGCAGCTTAATTACCTGATAGAAACCTTTTTCTGCAATCTTACTTGCAGCAACGCGGAACAAAGCGTCACCGGCTTCAATTTCAACAGAAGTAGTTACCATCTTTGCGTTGTTCATCTGAGAAGAAACAAAGCGCTCCCAGATAATTGAGTACAAGCGGAACTGATCGTGTGAAAGATATTCCTTTACGCTCTCTGGTGTGTAAGTTGTGTATGTAGGACGAATACCTTCATGGGCATCCTGAGCTGATTTTCCAACAGCATAGTGAATTGGTTCAGCAGGAAGTTCTGCCGGATGATTTTTCGAAAGCCAGTCACGAACATCTGCAAGAGCTGTTTCAGAAATACGAACAGAGTCCGTACGCATGTAAGTAATAAGACCGACATGATTTTCGCCAATCTGAATACCTTCGTAAAGCTGCTGAGCAATCTGCATAGTCTTACGTGAAGTAAAACCAAGACGGTTAGCCGCAGCCTGCTGAAGTTTTGAAGTTGTGAACGGAGGCTTAGGACGAACAGTTTTTTCTGTCTTTTTGATTGATGAAACTGTACAAGGAGAGTTTTTGATTTTCTCAATGATTTCGTTTACAGCAGCCTCACTCTTAAGTTCAGGAGCTTCTCCGTTATATTTTACAAGCTGAGCTGTAAAAGAAGATTTTCCCTTTGTAAAGTCTGCATCAAGTGACCAGTATTCTTCCGGCAAAAAGTCTTCTACTTCTTTTTCACGCTCACAGATAAGACGGAGCGCTACAGACTGAACACGGCCTGCAGAAAGACCATTCTTTACCTTTACCCACAAAAGCGGACTTAAGTTATAACCTACAAGACGGTCAAGAACGCGGCGAGCCTTCTGAGCATTTACCTTGGCTTCTACAATTTCACCAGGATGCTTTACAGCTTCTGTAATTGCAGTTGGTGTAATTTCATTGAATACGATACGGCTGATTTTTGCATCAGTTTTATCACGCAGAGCACGGTTCAAATGCCAGGCAATAGCCTCTCCTTCGCGGTCGTTATCGGATGCGAGAAGGACAGCTTCTGATTTTTTTGCTTCCTTCTGGAGTTCTTTTAAGAGCTTTGCTTTTCCGCGCACTGTAATATATTCAGGCTGGAATCCGTTTTCTATATCAATAGCCATTCGAGACTTAGGAAGATCAATAAGATGACCTACAGAAGCTCTAACCACATAGCCAGGCCCAAGATACTTTTCAATAGTGTGTGCTTTTGTAGGAGACTCTACGATTACGAGAGTCTGTGGAGTTTTAGTCTTTTTAGCCATAACAAAATCCTTGTAACAAAATCCTTTAAGTCTTATGTAAATAGTTCTCCCTGAACGGGAGGTGCACTGCGTTCACCAGGCGGTTCTGCCAGAGCGACACAGTAGTCTTTATAATCTTTTATCACCGGGGCTCCAGCTGAAAGGAACTTTTCCGGTGTATTTTCCCTTTTATACCTGCTTACACGGCCTGCAGCAAAGCTCTTTTCCAGATCTTCGCGTACAACCGCAGAAATCCTTGAAGCCGCTTCACCAAACGCTGCTTCATGAAACATCACGTCGCGGCCGTCTTCCAGTGCCAGATCAGCAGTTATAAGCGCTCCGCTGCCAGCCGGTGCTTCAATAACCACCGTAGCTTCAGAGAGCCCTGCAACAATCCGGTTCCGTGCAATAAACTGCCATTTCCCGGTCCCCGAGCCCGGCCCGTACTCGCTCAAAATACAGCCCCCGCTCTGAAGCACCGCGGCTCCCAGCCTCTTATTAGTATGCGGCACTATATCATCAATTGCACTCGGTAAAACCGCAATCGTGTGACCTAGAACGGCACCATCGTAATTACCGTTTTTTTCAGCCCTTTCATAAAAGGCATCAATCGCACCAAGGTGCGCATACGAATCTGCACCCGAAGCAAGGCCACTGACAACATTACAGCCATCTATAGCCGCATCATGAGCAAAACATCTAGCCGCTTCACGGCCAACCTGACTAAGCCGCCTTGTTCCAACAACAGAAACACATCTACCGTTCAAAAGTGACACATCACCGCGTACAAACAAAGCAAACGGCGGATCTGCTATCTGCCGTAAAGGTTCCGGGTATCCCTCATCATCATGAAAAAGAATTTTTATCCCAAGACGCTTGCATTGCCAGGCTTCTGCCTGTGCCAACCGCAGGTTTTCAGGGCCATTCCACACAGCCCGAGGCTTCTCTCCGCACTCTGCAAGTTTTAATATTTCTTCTATAAACTGTAATGCAAGCGAATGAGGACTGTCAAGTTTTTTTAGTAATTTTTTTTTCTGATTAAAGTCTAAAAAGGAAATTCTCGCTACAGAAAGCGCCAGAATAAGCGAATCATCGAAATCAGTTAGAATATGCTGCATCTAAAACTGTTTTTTTGTTCTCCTCTGCGGTTGCTTTTTTCTCGGCGGATTTTGTGGTGTTTATGATTTTATCGTACATTGCAGCAGATTTTTCAAAATCATAATTTGAATAATATGCCCTTGCAAGTACAAACATGGCGTCAATATTTTTGGTGTCTATTGAAAGAGCCTTTTCAAGATGTGGAATTGCCTTTGCCGGTTCATCAAGCTCAAACACATACAGCACGCCAAGTCCGTATAAAGCGCGCACATATCTGTCTTCAATATCAATGGCTCTAAGGTAAGCTTCTTCTGCAAGTTTAAGGTAATTGTATTTTACCTCGGTGCTTCCACTGCCACCAAAGTCCATTGCTGCATGCGACATATAGCCTGCACACACACCTACATAATAATACAAATTCTGATTATTTGGATAGTACTGAAGGGCCTCCTGGAAGCATTTTAAAGCCTCTCCGTACATTTTCTGATCAAGATAACGGGTTCCAAGGATTTTATACCAGATTCCAATCTGACTCTGTGCCAGCTGAATATCTGCTACTCTTTTCTGATATTTTTCAATAGCATCTTTTAGTTCTTCAACAGTTGTCGGGCTTTCAACACCTTCCTCCAGATGCTGCTGACGGATAATCTGTTTATTTGATACCTTACAAGAAGAAAAGACAACAGCACCTAATAAAACTAAAAGAATACCTTTTTTCATATCAGAAATCTCCTTTCCTTAATTACTGAAAATATTTCTCATGCGCATCTTCCAGCTGACGGTCTGTAACATGCGTGTAAATAGTCGTCGTACTTAAATCACTATGGCCCAAAAGTTCCTGTAAGGAACGTAAATCAGCCCCACCACTCAAAAGATGAGTTGCAAACGAATGCCGGAGGGTATGAACCTTTGCTTCTACTCCGCTGAGCGCTTCCAGCTCCTGAAAACGCTTCCATACTCCCTTCCGTGAAATGGGCTGGCCTCTGTAATTTACAAAAAGCTCAGGCACATTACGTCCCTTTACAAGTTCGGGCCGAACTTCATTAAGATACACAAGAATTTTTTCAAGAGCCCGGTCTCCAAAAGGAACAATTCTCTCTTTATCGCCTTTACCCCGCACAAGAATCAGTTTTTCATCAAGATGAACATTTGCCAGCAGCAGTGTACAGGCTTCACTAATACGAAGTCCACAGGAATAAATAAGCTCAAAAAGAGCGTCATCTCTCTTACCGCTTGGAGTGGAAGTATCAATGCAGCCTAAGAGAGAATCAATCTGTTCAACTGAAAGCACCTTGGGAAGATGCTTTGCAGCCTTTGGCTTATCCAGTGCAAGAGCAACATTTTCTTCCCACATACCTTTGCGGACAAGATAGTCGCCCAATGCCCTTATTCCTGAAATATCCTTAGCTATTGTAAGTTCAGAACAACCGTCAGTCTGCCTTTTTATAAGATAATACAATAAGTTCTGGACGGACACATCTTTCAGTTTAATTCTTTCGGTAGCAAGCCAGTCCAGAAATTCTTCTGCAGAAATCTTATATGTTATTGCAGTCTGTTTTGAATCACGTTTTACAAGGAGAAGATCCGTATAAAACTGATTCAAAAAAATATCCTTAGTCATTGAACAAGTTAGTCATCCAGACGGATTGTTCTGCTGTATTCGCTTTTATTCCAGATTGCAGGTTTTACAAGATCATTTTCATCTGGAATGAATCCTGCTGGAGGTGCAAATGAACCAGATCCTGAAGAAGATGTATTTTCTTCGCTGAAGATTCCTTCTACAAGTGAACCTTTCTTTTCTGCATCTGGAGTTTTTGGAATGCTGTGAGATGCAACAAATTCTCCACCAAGAGCAGAACCAGTAGATGAACCTGTCTTATGAAGAATACTGTTCATATCATTAAGGCTGAAAGTATCTTCTCTAACTGGTTTTGGTTCAGATTTTACCTCTGGTACAGCTTCCTGTTTTTCAACAGCAATTCTTCCTGTATCTTCAAAACCTGTAGCAATTACAGTTACGCTGATTTTACCCTCAAGTTCTGGCTGAGTAACCTGTCCCCAGAACATGTTATAATCTTTATCTGCAGAAGCTGAAACAATCTTACAGATTTCTCCAACCTCAGCAAGTGTAATTTCTTCTGATGCACAGATATTAACAAGGAGATTCTTTGCTCCGTCAATCTTAGAATTCTCAAGCATTGGATTATGAATTGCATTGTAAGCAGCGTCTGTAGCACGGTTTTCACCTTCACCAATACCAATTCCAAAGATTGCATTACCCTGTCCAGCCATTGCATTGCGAACATCTGCAAAGTCAGTATTTACATCACCAGGGTTTGTAATGATATTTGAAATACCTTCAACACCCTGACAGAGTACTTCATCTGCCTTTCTGAAGGATTCTTTTACAGTAAGGTTTTTATCAATATTTTTGAAAAGCTGTTCGTTTGGGATAACAATGAGAGAGTCAACCTGTTCGTGAAGTTTCTTAAGACCTTCCTGAGCCTGTCGCATACGAACATTTCCTTCGAATTCAAAAGGAGTTGTAACAACGGCTACAGTAAGACATCCAAGTTCTTTTGCAATACGTGCAACAACTGGAGCAGAACCAGTTCCTGTTCCACCACCCATTCCGGCTGTGATGAATACCATATCTGCACCACGGAGCTCATTTGTAATAAGCTCTTTGTCTTCTTCAGCTGCCTGTTCACCTACTTCAGGTTTACCACCAGCTCCGAGACCTTTTGTTACTTTCTGTCCGATTGCAAGCTTTGTAGCAGCACGTGAACGGCCGAGAGCCTGTAAGTCAGTATTAAGAACGATAAAATCTACGTTGCTAAGCTCGCGGAAAATCATTCTGTTTACAGCGTTTGAACCGCCGCCACCACAACCAACTACCTTAATTACGGTAGGGCTGCAGCCAGAAGCTTCTGCCTCATAACCTGTTTCATCGTCTACGATTGAAATGCCAAGATTTCCCATATTTCCTCCCACTCAAACGCTTCCCCAAGCGTACACTTTTTAAGTGATTTAATTATACAATATCAGAATAATGATTTAAATATCTTCTTCAGAACACTCTCACCCTTCTGCTTTTCCTTATGCACAGGACGACCTTTTGTTCTGCGGCTTCTGTCCTTACCACTTGCAAGAGATTTATTTGCAAGGACCAGACCAATTACTGTTGCAAAATCAGGTCTCTTATAGTCTTCTTCAATTCCACCAAGACTTTCAGGCACTCCAAGACGAACAGAAGTTGTATGGAACACTTTCTGCGCAAGATCAATTACACCTTCCATCATTGCGCCGCCACCGGTGAGAATAATATTTCCAGAGAGTTCTTTAATAGAATCTCCGACATTCTTTTTAAGAGCTACTTTTACAAGAGTAAAAATCTGTTCTACACGAGCCTGAATAATCTGAGCAAGCTGGCTCTTTTTCATGATTTCAGGAGCACGACCTCCAACACCAGGAAGAATTACATCAAGATCTGTATCTTTTGTAATTGAATCTACCCAGCAGCAGCCGTTTTCAATTTTAATTTTTTCTGCAGCGGCAGTTGAAATACCGCCGACAACAGAAATATCATTTGTTACAAGATTTCCACCAACTGGAATTGAGAAAGTTCCGATAGGAGCTCCCTTCAAAAGCAAGAGAACATCTGTAGTTCCCGCACCCATATCAATCAAAATGGAACCAAGTTCCATTTCATCCTGATGACAAACAGACTGAGTCTGTGCAAGAGTTTTAAGCATTACCCCATCAAGAATATAATCTGATCGGGAAATGCAGGAACGAATATTCTGAATGATTGTTTTTGCCGCTGTGACAATATGAACTTCAGCCTCAAGACGGGTTCCCATACGGTGGATAGGATCCTGAATGCCGCCAATTCCATCTACAATATAATTCTGTGGAATTACATGTAACTTTTCACGGTCATCTGGTACTTTAATTGCAGTAGCGCATTCAATTACACGCTCTACATCTGCGCGGGAAATTTCTTTTGTTGATTTATTTGCACTTGAAACCGGAACTGTTCCACGTGAATTCTGACTTTCAATCTGAGAACCGCCGATTGCTGTAATTACAGATTCTACTGTTGTACCCGCATTCTGTTCTGCGGCATCTATTGTCTCTTTAATGGCATTTTTTGCATCTTCAATATTTACAATTACACCGTTGCGAAGTCCTGCTGATTTTCTGGATGCGGTTCCGGCTATGCGGATATTTCCTGTGTCAGGATCTATCTCTCCTATAGCCACGCGAATCATACTTGTTCCAATATCAAGTCCGACTACTTTTCCATCTGCCATTTTCTAAATAACCTCTGAATTATCTTGTGATGTATGAAACAGAACCATAACGCAAATCTACTGCTGCAACATCGGTTCCAATCTGATTCACTACATCAAGTACTACCATCATATACTTTAATGCGTCTTCATTCAATGCACGATCGGTAAGAACTTTAACTTTTGACTGTGCAGGAATCAGAGCAAGTTCGTAGTTTCCAGAATCCTTTGGAAGCACACAAATTTCTGCTACACTTGCAAAATAATGCTGAGGCATTTCGCTGATTTTAGAAATCTGATCGATGAGAGGTCTGTATTTTGCAGGAATTCTCATTCCCTTTGACATATATTCAACAGGAAGTCCTGAAATAATAGGAAGAACTTCTTCTCGTTTTTCAGAAGCGCCTCTTTTTCCAGGGAAAAGAACTCCGTTTTTATCAATCTGAACTGGTGATGTACGGCCGTTTTCCATCACAAAAGTAACAGCAACCGGTTCACGCTCTTCAATATTTACATAAATTTTATCCGGGAATTTCTTTTCTACTGAAACATGACCGATTCCAGCTTCAGAAGACAACAATGCTACAGCCTGTTCTACATCAAAATCAAACCAGCTTGTACTGTTCATAGGAAGCAGCATTCTTGCAATTTCTTCTGCAGAATAATCCTTCTGCCCGGTAACAGTTACCTTAGGACTAGAGAAACTAGGCATAATATACTTATAAATAACAAGCTCACAGAAAAGCGCAAAACAAAGTACACAGAAAATTACCTTAATAAATTTAATTTTCTTTTCAGCCTTGCTGTCTGCCCCTTCATACTCTTCAGAAAGGAAATAATCATTCTCAAGATAGTCTTCAGCAACTAACAAACTCACATCACTCATTTTATCCACCTTTTATTATAAGTAAGAAAGTGACTCTATATTAATTTCGTCACTTTCTGTCATTTTTTCATCTATTTTTTCGCAGCGTGAAGCGTTTACAATAAAGCCGCACATTGCGAGTGTTATAATAATTGAAGTTCCTCCAAGAGAGAAAAACGGAAGGTTAATTCCTGTTGAAGGAAGTACACCACTAACAACCATGGTATTTACAAGAGACTGCAAAACAATTACAGAAACACAACCAAAAGTTGAAAGTGCACTAAATTTATCAGGGTTAGAAAGAGCTGCTTTATAACCTCTGTAAGCAAAGAATCCGAGCAGTACAAAATAAATTACTACACCGATATATCCCATTGATTCAGCCCAGCCTGCAAAAATGTAATCTGCCTGAACCTCAGGAATGCTGTTAATTTTAGAAAGACCTACACCAATTCCACTGCCCCATACTCCACCAGCACTGATTGCACGCTTTGCATTAAGGCTCTGATAGTTAATGCTTGAACTGAATTCATCAGGACTGATCCAGCCGATAAGACGCTGAAGTCTATATGGATTAAGGGTAATCATAAGAAAAGCAGCCGGTATTGCAATCAATGCAAACGGAAATATCCATACAAGCTTAGCACCAGAAACAAAGAACAAAAGAATTCCAATCAGAGTAATGAATACACCAGTAGAAAAATCCTTCTGGGCAAATACGATTCCAGCAAAGACTATAAGGGCAATCACACAAGGGAATACAGTTTTTTCTTCCGGATTCAAAAGCTTATCCTGCTTATCAAAATAATTGGCAAGGAAAAGAACAATTGCAAATTTTACAAGTTCAGAAGGCTGGAATGTAAAATTACCAGGAAGTCTAATCCAGCGGCGTGCACCATTTTTAATAATTGAAATACCTGGAACAAATGTAAGGAAACACAAAACCAGAGAAACAATTACAATTACACTTACAAACTTTCTGATATATCTCATGTCAGTAATCATAAAGCCTGCAAAAAGTACAAAACCAACTGCTGAGCACAAAAGCTGACGCTTTACAAAATACAAAGGATTTCCAAAAGCTCTGATAGCAAAATTCTGTGAACATACATACAGAGTAAAGATTCCAAGTCCCCACAAAAGAAGTATTGAACCAAGAAGCCAGATATCAACTTTATTATAATTCTGCGAAGGTTTATTCGCATAGAAAGTAAACTGATTCATTCTTAGCGAGCCTCCTCATCTGAGCCACAAAGAAGTGGCACGAGCTTTTCAAGCTGCATACTGTGAGAGCCCTTAAGAAGAATTACATCGTTGTCGTTCGCAGTTAAATTAATTGATTCTGCTATTTCCTTAAAATTCTTATCATTTGATTCACTGAACCATTTTACACAAATATTTGAATCAGTCTGAAGAACTTTTTCAGCAACTTTCATTTCAGGCCCAACAAGATATACCTGAGATGCATCAGTTTCACTAATACGTGTACCAACAGTCTCATGTGATTTTTCTGATTCTGCACCGAGCTCCTTCATATCACCAAGAACAAAAATCTTTTTGCCTACATTTTTAAGCTCATCACAGAAATCTATAACCTTCATCATTGAGTCGAGATTAGCATTATAGCAGTCTTTAATAAGAACAACTTTCTTTCCATTGCAAAGTACAGACTGGCAAACTTCCATACGACCTGAAATTGCAGCTA
The Treponema bryantii DNA segment above includes these coding regions:
- the topA gene encoding type I DNA topoisomerase, which produces MAKKTKTPQTLVIVESPTKAHTIEKYLGPGYVVRASVGHLIDLPKSRMAIDIENGFQPEYITVRGKAKLLKELQKEAKKSEAVLLASDNDREGEAIAWHLNRALRDKTDAKISRIVFNEITPTAITEAVKHPGEIVEAKVNAQKARRVLDRLVGYNLSPLLWVKVKNGLSAGRVQSVALRLICEREKEVEDFLPEEYWSLDADFTKGKSSFTAQLVKYNGEAPELKSEAAVNEIIEKIKNSPCTVSSIKKTEKTVRPKPPFTTSKLQQAAANRLGFTSRKTMQIAQQLYEGIQIGENHVGLITYMRTDSVRISETALADVRDWLSKNHPAELPAEPIHYAVGKSAQDAHEGIRPTYTTYTPESVKEYLSHDQFRLYSIIWERFVSSQMNNAKMVTTSVEIEAGDALFRVAASKIAEKGFYQVIKLLSSKEEKSSSLPAMKEGETLNVENFHPEQHFTQGPARYTDASIVRMLEEKGIGRPSTYATIISVLLDRYYVTRSNKQLVPTQLGKMINKILVESFPAVINEEFTAKVENELDQVEEDELVWNDIIADFYGPFKQTVDNVMEHQESIKGFLDEETDKVCELCGKPMVKKLGRFGFFLACSGFPECHNTKSIPLAKCPCKDCGGEIVERKTKGRGKAFYGCTNYPTCTFISHFKPIDQYCPKCGWFLVEKFDKKNGAYKSCINPDCDYLHTSGEEEAVMPVEGEE
- a CDS encoding DNA-processing protein DprA: MQHILTDFDDSLILALSVARISFLDFNQKKKLLKKLDSPHSLALQFIEEILKLAECGEKPRAVWNGPENLRLAQAEAWQCKRLGIKILFHDDEGYPEPLRQIADPPFALFVRGDVSLLNGRCVSVVGTRRLSQVGREAARCFAHDAAIDGCNVVSGLASGADSYAHLGAIDAFYERAEKNGNYDGAVLGHTIAVLPSAIDDIVPHTNKRLGAAVLQSGGCILSEYGPGSGTGKWQFIARNRIVAGLSEATVVIEAPAGSGALITADLALEDGRDVMFHEAAFGEAASRISAVVREDLEKSFAAGRVSRYKRENTPEKFLSAGAPVIKDYKDYCVALAEPPGERSAPPVQGELFT
- a CDS encoding tetratricopeptide repeat protein yields the protein MKKGILLVLLGAVVFSSCKVSNKQIIRQQHLEEGVESPTTVEELKDAIEKYQKRVADIQLAQSQIGIWYKILGTRYLDQKMYGEALKCFQEALQYYPNNQNLYYYVGVCAGYMSHAAMDFGGSGSTEVKYNYLKLAEEAYLRAIDIEDRYVRALYGLGVLYVFELDEPAKAIPHLEKALSIDTKNIDAMFVLARAYYSNYDFEKSAAMYDKIINTTKSAEKKATAEENKKTVLDAAYSN
- a CDS encoding tyrosine recombinase codes for the protein MTKDIFLNQFYTDLLLVKRDSKQTAITYKISAEEFLDWLATERIKLKDVSVQNLLYYLIKRQTDGCSELTIAKDISGIRALGDYLVRKGMWEENVALALDKPKAAKHLPKVLSVEQIDSLLGCIDTSTPSGKRDDALFELIYSCGLRISEACTLLLANVHLDEKLILVRGKGDKERIVPFGDRALEKILVYLNEVRPELVKGRNVPELFVNYRGQPISRKGVWKRFQELEALSGVEAKVHTLRHSFATHLLSGGADLRSLQELLGHSDLSTTTIYTHVTDRQLEDAHEKYFQ
- the ftsZ gene encoding cell division protein FtsZ, coding for MGNLGISIVDDETGYEAEASGCSPTVIKVVGCGGGGSNAVNRMIFRELSNVDFIVLNTDLQALGRSRAATKLAIGQKVTKGLGAGGKPEVGEQAAEEDKELITNELRGADMVFITAGMGGGTGTGSAPVVARIAKELGCLTVAVVTTPFEFEGNVRMRQAQEGLKKLHEQVDSLIVIPNEQLFKNIDKNLTVKESFRKADEVLCQGVEGISNIITNPGDVNTDFADVRNAMAGQGNAIFGIGIGEGENRATDAAYNAIHNPMLENSKIDGAKNLLVNICASEEITLAEVGEICKIVSASADKDYNMFWGQVTQPELEGKISVTVIATGFEDTGRIAVEKQEAVPEVKSEPKPVREDTFSLNDMNSILHKTGSSTGSALGGEFVASHSIPKTPDAEKKGSLVEGIFSEENTSSSGSGSFAPPAGFIPDENDLVKPAIWNKSEYSRTIRLDD
- the ftsA gene encoding cell division protein FtsA — its product is MADGKVVGLDIGTSMIRVAIGEIDPDTGNIRIAGTASRKSAGLRNGVIVNIEDAKNAIKETIDAAEQNAGTTVESVITAIGGSQIESQNSRGTVPVSSANKSTKEISRADVERVIECATAIKVPDDREKLHVIPQNYIVDGIGGIQDPIHRMGTRLEAEVHIVTAAKTIIQNIRSCISRSDYILDGVMLKTLAQTQSVCHQDEMELGSILIDMGAGTTDVLLLLKGAPIGTFSIPVGGNLVTNDISVVGGISTAAAEKIKIENGCCWVDSITKDTDLDVILPGVGGRAPEIMKKSQLAQIIQARVEQIFTLVKVALKKNVGDSIKELSGNIILTGGGAMMEGVIDLAQKVFHTTSVRLGVPESLGGIEEDYKRPDFATVIGLVLANKSLASGKDRSRRTKGRPVHKEKQKGESVLKKIFKSLF
- a CDS encoding cell division protein FtsQ/DivIB, coding for MSDVSLLVAEDYLENDYFLSEEYEGADSKAEKKIKFIKVIFCVLCFALFCELVIYKYIMPSFSSPKVTVTGQKDYSAEEIARMLLPMNSTSWFDFDVEQAVALLSSEAGIGHVSVEKKFPDKIYVNIEEREPVAVTFVMENGRTSPVQIDKNGVLFPGKRGASEKREEVLPIISGLPVEYMSKGMRIPAKYRPLIDQISKISEMPQHYFASVAEICVLPKDSGNYELALIPAQSKVKVLTDRALNEDALKYMMVVLDVVNQIGTDVAAVDLRYGSVSYITR
- a CDS encoding putative peptidoglycan glycosyltransferase FtsW — protein: MNQFTFYANKPSQNYNKVDIWLLGSILLLWGLGIFTLYVCSQNFAIRAFGNPLYFVKRQLLCSAVGFVLFAGFMITDMRYIRKFVSVIVIVSLVLCFLTFVPGISIIKNGARRWIRLPGNFTFQPSELVKFAIVLFLANYFDKQDKLLNPEEKTVFPCVIALIVFAGIVFAQKDFSTGVFITLIGILLFFVSGAKLVWIFPFALIAIPAAFLMITLNPYRLQRLIGWISPDEFSSSINYQSLNAKRAISAGGVWGSGIGVGLSKINSIPEVQADYIFAGWAESMGYIGVVIYFVLLGFFAYRGYKAALSNPDKFSALSTFGCVSVIVLQSLVNTMVVSGVLPSTGINLPFFSLGGTSIIITLAMCGFIVNASRCEKIDEKMTESDEINIESLSYL